The Streptomyces phaeolivaceus genome has a window encoding:
- a CDS encoding SAM-dependent methyltransferase produces MIDTTVPHSARIWNYWLGGKDNYPVDHAAGDAFRAVFPGITDLARDSRAFLGRAVTFLAAEAGIRQFLDIGTGLPTADNTHEIAQRAAPEARVVYVDNDPLVLTHARALLTSTPEGATDYIDSDLHDPETVLREAARTLDLSRPVGLTMMQVSGHIADYAEARAIIGTLMSALPSGSYLAFNDSVDTNKANVEATRGYNESGAVPYYLRGPAELAGFFDGLELLEPGVVPLSDWRPDPTAPGGGTGDVIAIGGVARKR; encoded by the coding sequence ATGATCGACACGACGGTGCCGCACTCGGCCCGTATCTGGAACTACTGGCTGGGCGGCAAGGACAACTACCCCGTCGACCACGCGGCGGGCGACGCCTTCCGCGCGGTGTTCCCCGGCATCACCGACCTGGCCCGTGACTCCCGGGCCTTCCTGGGCCGCGCGGTCACCTTTCTCGCCGCCGAGGCGGGCATACGTCAGTTCCTCGACATCGGCACCGGTCTGCCGACGGCGGACAACACCCATGAGATCGCCCAGCGGGCGGCCCCGGAGGCACGGGTCGTCTATGTGGACAACGACCCGCTGGTCCTCACCCACGCGCGGGCGCTGCTGACCAGTACGCCCGAGGGGGCGACCGACTACATCGACTCCGATCTGCACGACCCGGAGACCGTGCTGCGGGAGGCGGCCAGGACCCTGGACCTCTCGCGGCCGGTCGGGCTGACGATGATGCAGGTGAGCGGCCACATCGCGGACTACGCCGAGGCACGCGCCATCATCGGCACGCTGATGTCCGCGCTGCCGTCCGGGAGTTACCTCGCGTTCAACGACAGCGTCGACACCAACAAGGCCAACGTCGAGGCGACGCGCGGCTACAACGAGAGCGGCGCGGTCCCCTACTATCTGCGCGGCCCGGCCGAACTCGCCGGATTCTTCGACGGTCTGGAGCTGCTGGAGCCGGGCGTCGTGCCACTGAGCGACTGGCGGCCGGACCCGACGGCGCCCGGCGGGGGCACGGGCGACGTCATCGCGATCGGCGGGGTGGCCCGTAAACGCTGA
- a CDS encoding acyl-CoA synthetase yields the protein MSRPQPPQGFWAQATADPDRPVLIAPDGEEWTAGRLHAETNRLVHGLRAAGLERGDAFAAVLPNGVEFFVACLAASQAGFYLVPVNHHLVGPEIAWIVSDSGAKVLIAHERFADTARAAADEAQLPADHRYAVGTVEGFRPYAELLDGQPESAPGDRTLGWVMNYTSGTTGRPRGIRRPLPGKLPEESYLGGFLGIFGIRPFDDNVHLVCSPLYHTAVLQFAGASLHIGHRLVLMDKWTPEGMLRAIDTHRCTHTHMVPTQFHRLLALPGEVRDRYDVSSMRHAIHGAAPCPDHVKRAMIEWWGECVEEYYAASEGGGAFATAEDWLKKPGTVGRAWPISELAVFDDGGNRLPPGELGTVYMKMSTGGFSYHKDEGKTRKNRIGDFFTVGDLGLIDEEGYLFLRDRKIDLIISGGVNIYPAEIESALLTHPAVADAAAFGIPHDDWGEEVKAVVEPAPGFTPGPVLAEEILAHCTRRLAGYKRPKSVDFTEAMPRDPNGKLYKRRLREPYWEGRQKTV from the coding sequence GTGAGCCGACCCCAACCGCCGCAGGGCTTCTGGGCCCAGGCCACCGCGGACCCCGACCGCCCGGTGCTCATCGCCCCCGACGGCGAGGAGTGGACCGCCGGGCGGCTGCACGCCGAGACCAACCGGCTGGTGCACGGACTGCGCGCGGCCGGACTCGAACGCGGCGACGCCTTCGCGGCCGTCCTGCCCAACGGCGTCGAGTTCTTCGTCGCCTGTCTCGCCGCCTCCCAGGCCGGTTTCTATCTCGTCCCCGTCAACCACCATCTCGTCGGCCCCGAGATCGCCTGGATCGTCTCCGACTCCGGCGCCAAGGTGCTCATCGCGCACGAGCGGTTCGCCGACACGGCACGTGCCGCCGCCGACGAGGCCCAGCTGCCCGCCGACCACCGGTACGCCGTAGGCACGGTCGAGGGATTCCGCCCGTACGCCGAACTCCTCGACGGACAGCCCGAGTCGGCGCCCGGCGACCGCACCCTCGGCTGGGTCATGAACTACACCTCGGGCACCACCGGCCGCCCCCGGGGCATCCGCCGCCCACTGCCCGGCAAGCTCCCCGAGGAGTCGTATCTCGGCGGCTTCCTCGGCATCTTCGGCATCCGGCCCTTCGACGACAATGTGCATCTGGTCTGCTCGCCGCTCTACCACACGGCCGTGCTGCAGTTCGCGGGCGCGTCCCTGCACATCGGGCACCGGCTGGTGCTGATGGACAAGTGGACGCCGGAGGGGATGCTCCGCGCCATCGACACCCACCGCTGCACCCACACCCATATGGTGCCCACCCAGTTCCACCGGCTCCTCGCCCTGCCCGGGGAGGTGCGCGACCGCTACGACGTGTCGTCCATGCGGCACGCCATCCACGGGGCCGCGCCCTGCCCGGACCATGTGAAGCGGGCCATGATCGAGTGGTGGGGCGAATGCGTGGAGGAGTACTACGCGGCCAGTGAGGGCGGCGGCGCCTTCGCCACCGCCGAGGACTGGCTGAAGAAGCCCGGCACGGTCGGCAGGGCCTGGCCCATCAGCGAACTCGCGGTCTTCGACGACGGCGGCAACCGGCTGCCGCCGGGTGAACTCGGCACCGTCTACATGAAGATGAGCACCGGCGGCTTCTCATACCACAAGGACGAGGGCAAGACGCGGAAGAACCGCATCGGTGACTTCTTCACCGTCGGCGACCTCGGCCTCATCGACGAGGAGGGCTATCTCTTCCTCCGGGACCGCAAGATCGACCTGATCATCTCCGGCGGTGTGAACATCTACCCCGCCGAGATCGAGTCCGCCCTCCTCACCCACCCCGCCGTCGCCGACGCCGCCGCGTTCGGCATCCCGCACGACGACTGGGGCGAGGAGGTCAAGGCCGTGGTCGAGCCGGCGCCCGGCTTCACCCCGGGGCCGGTCCTGGCCGAGGAGATACTCGCCCACTGCACCCGCCGACTGGCCGGGTACAAGCGTCCGAAGAGCGTCGACTTCACCGAGGCGATGCCCCGCGACCCCAACGGCAAGCTCTACAAACGGCGGTTGCGGGAGCCGTACTGGGAGGGCCGGCAGAAGACCGTCTGA
- a CDS encoding NAD(P)H-dependent flavin oxidoreductase, with the protein MQTELSNNLGVQYAVFGFTPFPAVAAAISRAGGFGVLGAVRYTAPDDLKRDLDWIEAHVDGMPYGLDVVMPAKKVEGVTEADVEAMIPDSHRQFVTDTLAKYGVPELAEGEASGWRITGWMEQVARNQLDVAFDYPIKLLANALGSPPADVIDRAHEQDVLVAALAGSARHARKHAEAGIDIVVAQGYEAGGHTGDIASMVLTPEVVDAVDPLPVLAAGGIGSGQQVAAALALGAQGVWLGSLWLTTTEAELPSPRLIEKLLAAGSGDTVRSRALTGKPARQLRTEWTDAWDDPAGPGTLPMPLQGLLVAEAVSRIQKYEVEPLLGTPVGQIVGRMNSERSVQAVFDDLTRGFEKAVDRIDRIAGRSAEL; encoded by the coding sequence ATGCAGACGGAGCTGAGCAACAACCTCGGAGTCCAGTACGCCGTCTTCGGCTTCACCCCGTTCCCTGCGGTAGCGGCCGCCATCAGCCGCGCCGGCGGCTTCGGCGTGCTCGGCGCGGTCCGCTACACCGCCCCCGACGACCTCAAACGCGACCTCGACTGGATCGAGGCCCACGTCGACGGCATGCCGTACGGCCTGGACGTCGTCATGCCCGCCAAGAAGGTCGAGGGCGTCACGGAGGCCGACGTCGAGGCGATGATCCCCGACTCGCACCGGCAGTTCGTCACGGACACCCTCGCCAAGTACGGGGTGCCCGAACTCGCCGAGGGCGAGGCCTCCGGCTGGCGCATCACCGGCTGGATGGAACAGGTCGCCCGCAACCAGCTCGACGTCGCCTTCGACTACCCGATCAAGCTGCTGGCCAACGCCCTCGGCTCCCCGCCCGCCGACGTCATCGACCGCGCCCACGAACAGGACGTCCTCGTCGCCGCCCTTGCCGGCAGCGCCCGCCACGCCCGCAAGCACGCGGAGGCGGGCATCGACATCGTCGTGGCCCAGGGCTACGAGGCCGGCGGCCACACCGGTGACATCGCCTCCATGGTGCTGACCCCCGAAGTCGTGGACGCCGTCGACCCGTTGCCCGTCCTCGCCGCCGGAGGCATCGGCAGCGGACAGCAGGTGGCCGCCGCCCTCGCCCTCGGCGCGCAGGGCGTCTGGCTGGGCTCGCTCTGGCTGACCACCACCGAGGCCGAACTGCCCTCGCCCCGGCTGATCGAGAAGCTGCTCGCCGCCGGTTCCGGCGACACCGTCCGCTCCCGCGCCCTCACCGGCAAACCCGCACGACAGCTCCGTACCGAATGGACCGACGCCTGGGACGACCCGGCCGGACCCGGCACCCTCCCCATGCCCCTCCAGGGGCTGCTGGTCGCCGAGGCGGTGTCCCGGATCCAGAAGTACGAGGTGGAGCCGCTGCTCGGCACCCCGGTCGGGCAGATCGTCGGCCGGATGAACAGCGAACGCAGCGTCCAGGCCGTCTTCGACGACCTCACCCGAGGCTTCGAGAAGGCCGTGGACCGCATCGACCGGATCGCCGGAAGGAGCGCGGAGCTGTGA
- a CDS encoding phytoene desaturase family protein — protein MPATPAPTPVPAAQPGRPAGPRPRGSYDAVIVGGGHNGLVAAAYLARAGRSVLVLERLDHTGGAAVSTRPFTGVDARLSRYSYLVSLLPRKIVRDLDLDFRVRGRTISSYTPVERDGRPTGLLVGGGERRTREAFARLTGADREYEAWQRFYGMTAHVAERVFPTLTEPLPTREALRDRVDDEDAWRTLFEEPIGTAVESSFTDDLVRGIVLTDALIGTFADAHDPSLRQNRCFLYHVIGGGTGAWDVPVGGMGALTDALAGAARDAGAVLATGHEARRIETDGRSAEITYRTADAEGTVTARHVLVNASPRELAALTGDAPPAPAEGAQLKVNMLLKRLPRLRDESVDPREAFAGTFHIAEGYDQLATAYTQAASGTLPEAPPSEIYCHSLTDPTILGPDLVDQGYQTLTLFGLHTPARLFEADNDAVREELLKSTLAQLDAHLAEPLADCLATDADGRPCVEARTPLDLERDLGLPGGNIFHRDLTWPHTQENTGRWGVETPHPNILLCGAGAVRGGGVSGVPGHNAAMAVLEAGGADDLP, from the coding sequence ATGCCTGCCACCCCCGCACCCACCCCCGTACCCGCAGCCCAGCCCGGACGTCCGGCCGGACCCCGGCCGCGCGGCTCGTACGACGCCGTGATCGTCGGCGGTGGCCACAACGGGCTGGTCGCCGCCGCGTACCTCGCCCGCGCCGGGCGCTCCGTGCTCGTGCTGGAACGGCTGGACCACACCGGCGGCGCCGCCGTCTCCACGCGCCCCTTCACCGGCGTGGACGCCCGGCTGTCGCGGTACTCGTACCTGGTCAGCCTGCTGCCCCGGAAGATCGTGCGGGACCTCGACCTCGACTTCCGCGTCCGTGGCCGCACGATCTCCTCGTACACCCCCGTCGAACGCGACGGCCGCCCCACCGGCCTGCTCGTCGGTGGCGGCGAGCGCCGCACCCGCGAGGCGTTCGCGCGGCTCACGGGCGCGGACCGCGAGTACGAGGCATGGCAGCGCTTCTACGGGATGACGGCCCACGTAGCCGAACGGGTGTTCCCGACCCTCACCGAGCCCCTGCCCACCCGTGAAGCCCTGCGCGACCGCGTCGACGACGAGGACGCCTGGCGCACCCTCTTCGAGGAACCGATCGGCACGGCCGTCGAGTCGTCCTTCACCGACGACCTGGTCCGCGGGATCGTCCTCACCGACGCGCTCATCGGCACCTTCGCGGACGCCCACGACCCCTCCCTCCGCCAGAACCGCTGCTTTCTCTACCACGTGATCGGCGGCGGCACCGGCGCCTGGGACGTGCCCGTCGGCGGCATGGGCGCGCTCACCGACGCACTGGCCGGGGCCGCGCGTGACGCGGGCGCCGTCCTCGCCACCGGCCACGAGGCCCGCCGGATCGAGACCGACGGACGGTCCGCCGAGATCACCTACCGGACGGCCGACGCCGAGGGCACCGTCACCGCACGCCACGTCCTCGTCAACGCCTCCCCCCGGGAACTGGCCGCCCTGACCGGCGACGCACCCCCCGCTCCCGCCGAGGGCGCCCAGCTCAAGGTGAACATGCTGCTCAAGCGGCTCCCCAGGCTCCGCGACGAGTCCGTCGACCCGCGCGAGGCCTTCGCCGGGACCTTCCACATCGCCGAGGGATACGACCAACTGGCCACCGCCTACACCCAGGCCGCCTCCGGCACCCTCCCCGAGGCCCCGCCCTCCGAGATCTACTGTCACTCCCTCACCGACCCGACCATCCTCGGCCCGGACCTGGTCGACCAGGGCTACCAGACACTCACCCTCTTCGGCCTGCACACCCCCGCGCGGCTGTTCGAGGCCGACAACGACGCCGTACGCGAGGAACTCCTCAAGTCCACCCTCGCCCAGCTGGACGCCCACCTCGCCGAGCCCCTCGCCGACTGCCTGGCCACCGACGCCGACGGTCGCCCCTGCGTCGAGGCCCGAACCCCCCTCGACCTCGAACGCGACCTCGGCCTCCCCGGCGGCAACATCTTCCACCGCGACCTCACCTGGCCCCACACCCAGGAGAACACCGGCCGCTGGGGCGTCGAAACCCCCCACCCCAACATCCTCCTCTGCGGCGCGGGCGCGGTACGCGGCGGCGGAGTGAGCGGAGTCCCGGGCCACAACGCGGCGATGGCGGTGCTGGAGGCGGGCGGCGCGGACGATCTGCCGTAG
- a CDS encoding serine/threonine-protein kinase, whose product MGDTRLIQGRYRLLDLIGRGGMGEVWRARDESLGRLVAVKCLKPVNTQPDQSFTRVLRERFRREARVAASLQHRGVTVVHDFGESDGVLFLVMELLEGRNLSQLLEDNRHHPLAVPEVVEIAAQVAAALAYTHRQGIVHRDLKPANIMLLTDGTVKICDFGIARLGRDVTFTSRLTGTGIAMGTPHYMSPEQISGDEVDQRSDLYSFGCVLYEIVTGAPPFDLDDAWAVLMGHRDTEPTPPRSHRAEIPAYLDRVILDLLAKEPDERPHDAGELGRRVGEGRAAGATAPDRVHVPTAVSRPQVPEATSGPWRRPGQPPSREPRLPYWTRGMTTGHKATGTERGGGLTPPDASAGLTGEWIVRPATGRVERSVRTERPTPSPELITTLTGRHNAGLSLGRLGRWTEAGEVHRAVAAEREHALGPDHPDTLASRYEVGFTLSRTGRPADALREFAHVARARANVLGPDHPDTLASRQEMAYVLGQLGRHFEAHQAYTSVLAARERLAGPDHPDTLRCRHNLAFNLSRLGRLEDSYRMASEVAAARARVLGANHPDTLVTRYEVGYALGQLGRWPEALETYREVAETRAQALGPDHPDTLAARHEVGISLGRLGRSTDALTLYRALVDDRTRVHGPADTETLRARHGLGVNLGRLGRWEEALAESRDVCALRERVLGPDHPDTLVSRREVAVGLGWLGRWADALTEYRRVADAREHVLGPAHPDALTSRNDEAHCLEQLGRGQEAVDLYRRVAALRRQQAPDPH is encoded by the coding sequence ATGGGGGACACCAGGCTGATCCAGGGCCGTTACCGGCTGCTCGATCTGATCGGGCGCGGGGGGATGGGCGAGGTCTGGCGTGCCAGAGACGAGTCGCTGGGGCGACTGGTCGCGGTCAAGTGCCTCAAGCCCGTCAACACCCAGCCCGACCAGTCCTTCACCCGGGTCCTGCGGGAACGCTTCCGGCGCGAGGCACGCGTCGCGGCCTCGCTCCAGCACCGGGGGGTGACCGTCGTCCACGACTTCGGCGAGTCCGACGGGGTGCTGTTCCTCGTCATGGAGTTGCTGGAGGGCCGCAACCTCAGCCAGCTCCTGGAGGACAACAGGCACCATCCGCTGGCCGTCCCCGAGGTCGTCGAGATCGCCGCCCAAGTGGCCGCCGCCCTCGCCTACACCCACCGGCAGGGCATCGTGCACCGCGATCTGAAGCCCGCCAACATCATGCTGCTCACCGACGGCACCGTGAAGATCTGCGACTTCGGCATCGCCCGCCTCGGCCGCGACGTCACCTTCACCTCCCGCCTCACCGGCACCGGCATCGCCATGGGCACCCCGCACTACATGTCGCCGGAACAGATCAGCGGCGACGAGGTCGACCAGCGCAGCGACCTCTACTCGTTCGGCTGTGTGCTCTACGAGATCGTCACCGGGGCACCGCCGTTCGACCTCGACGACGCCTGGGCGGTCCTGATGGGCCACCGCGACACCGAGCCGACGCCCCCGCGCAGCCACCGCGCCGAGATCCCCGCGTACCTCGACCGCGTCATCCTGGACCTGCTCGCCAAGGAGCCGGACGAACGACCGCACGACGCCGGCGAGTTGGGCCGCAGGGTCGGGGAGGGGCGGGCGGCCGGCGCCACGGCCCCGGACCGCGTCCATGTGCCGACCGCCGTCTCGCGCCCCCAGGTCCCCGAGGCCACCTCCGGGCCCTGGCGACGCCCCGGGCAACCGCCGTCGCGCGAACCCCGGTTGCCGTACTGGACCCGGGGGATGACCACCGGCCACAAGGCCACCGGCACCGAACGGGGCGGCGGCCTCACCCCGCCTGACGCCTCCGCCGGGCTCACCGGCGAGTGGATCGTCCGCCCCGCCACCGGCCGCGTCGAGCGGTCCGTACGCACCGAACGGCCCACCCCGTCACCGGAGTTGATCACCACCCTGACCGGGCGGCACAACGCGGGCCTCAGCCTGGGCCGCCTCGGCCGCTGGACGGAGGCCGGGGAGGTGCACCGCGCGGTCGCCGCCGAACGCGAACACGCCCTCGGCCCGGACCACCCCGACACCCTCGCCAGCCGCTACGAGGTCGGCTTCACCCTCAGCCGTACCGGTCGCCCCGCCGACGCGCTGCGGGAGTTCGCCCACGTCGCCCGCGCCCGTGCGAACGTCCTCGGGCCCGACCACCCCGACACTCTCGCCTCCCGGCAGGAAATGGCTTACGTGCTGGGCCAGTTGGGCCGCCACTTCGAAGCCCACCAGGCCTATACGTCGGTGCTCGCCGCCCGGGAGCGCCTCGCCGGGCCGGACCATCCGGACACGCTGCGCTGCCGCCACAACCTCGCCTTCAACCTCAGCAGGCTCGGCAGGCTGGAGGACTCGTACCGCATGGCGAGCGAGGTCGCCGCCGCCCGCGCCCGCGTGCTCGGCGCCAACCATCCCGACACCCTCGTCACCCGGTACGAGGTCGGCTACGCGCTCGGCCAGTTGGGACGCTGGCCCGAGGCCCTGGAGACCTACCGTGAGGTCGCCGAGACCCGGGCCCAGGCCCTCGGCCCCGACCACCCCGACACGCTCGCCGCGCGCCACGAGGTCGGCATCAGCCTCGGCCGGCTCGGCCGCAGCACCGACGCGCTCACCCTCTACCGCGCCCTGGTCGACGACCGCACCCGCGTCCACGGGCCCGCCGACACCGAGACCCTGCGCGCCCGCCACGGCCTCGGCGTCAACCTCGGCCGCCTCGGCCGCTGGGAGGAGGCCCTCGCCGAGTCCCGCGACGTGTGCGCCCTGCGCGAGCGCGTCCTCGGCCCGGACCACCCCGACACCCTCGTCAGCCGCCGCGAGGTCGCCGTCGGCCTCGGCTGGCTCGGCCGCTGGGCCGACGCCCTCACCGAGTACCGCCGCGTCGCCGACGCCCGCGAACACGTCCTCGGCCCCGCCCACCCCGACGCCCTCACCAGCCGCAACGACGAGGCCCACTGCCTCGAACAACTCGGCCGGGGGCAGGAAGCGGTCGACCTGTACCGCCGCGTCGCGGCGTTACGCCGACAACAGGCCCCGGACCCCCACTGA
- a CDS encoding TauD/TfdA dioxygenase family protein yields MTSVAPRTTSAPTVEKVGGRIGAVISGVRLGGGLDEATVAAIRSALLEHKVVFFRDQQHLDPESHEEFGRLLGEPVAHPTVPSADGRYTLSIDKEHGGRANQWHTDVTFVPAYPAFSILRAEVIPPYGGNTLWANTATAYAGLPEPLRILADNLRGVHTNNFDYAAVRPELTERDVERQAAVFAAVTFRTEHPVVRVHPETGERTLVLGNFVQRLSGLGARDSQAVVGILQSHIERPENTVRWQWRTGDVAIWDNRATQHYGVDDSDEHPRVLRRITIDGDVPVGVDGRRSVLLTPRSVPAPAHGGASGESTDGTPAEV; encoded by the coding sequence ATGACTTCCGTCGCCCCCCGCACGACCTCCGCTCCGACCGTCGAGAAGGTCGGTGGCCGCATCGGTGCCGTGATCTCCGGCGTGCGCCTCGGCGGCGGCCTGGACGAAGCCACCGTGGCCGCGATCCGTTCCGCCCTCCTGGAGCACAAGGTCGTCTTCTTCCGCGATCAGCAGCACCTCGACCCCGAGAGCCACGAGGAGTTCGGCCGGCTCCTCGGCGAGCCCGTCGCGCACCCCACCGTTCCGTCCGCGGACGGCCGGTACACCCTCAGCATCGACAAGGAGCACGGCGGCCGGGCCAACCAGTGGCACACGGACGTCACCTTCGTGCCCGCCTACCCCGCCTTCTCCATCCTGCGCGCGGAGGTGATCCCGCCCTACGGCGGCAACACCCTGTGGGCCAACACCGCCACCGCGTACGCCGGACTCCCCGAGCCGCTGCGCATCCTGGCCGACAACCTGCGCGGGGTGCACACCAACAACTTCGACTACGCGGCCGTGCGCCCCGAACTGACCGAGCGGGACGTCGAGCGGCAGGCCGCGGTGTTCGCGGCGGTCACCTTCCGGACCGAACACCCGGTGGTGCGGGTCCATCCCGAGACAGGCGAACGCACGCTGGTGCTCGGCAACTTCGTACAGCGGCTCAGCGGCCTCGGCGCGCGGGACTCGCAGGCCGTCGTCGGAATCCTGCAGTCGCACATCGAACGTCCGGAGAACACCGTGCGCTGGCAGTGGCGGACCGGGGACGTCGCCATCTGGGACAACCGAGCCACCCAGCACTACGGCGTCGACGACTCCGACGAACACCCGCGCGTCCTGCGGCGGATCACCATCGACGGCGATGTGCCCGTCGGTGTCGACGGCCGCCGATCGGTGCTGCTGACTCCGCGGTCGGTACCCGCTCCGGCCCATGGGGGCGCCTCCGGCGAGTCGACGGACGGGACGCCGGCCGAGGTGTGA
- a CDS encoding ROK family transcriptional regulator: MSTTLPAGERASGDDRRTANAAVVLRAVLDHGPVARNGIARLSGLSASAVSRQCTDLLRLGLVREVPELVTASGVGRPQIPVDLATGDAGGPLVAGVHIGVPGASLGLTDLRGDVVASAYLDHSGMRSTELADHVGRELARFIDDHRPAGRRLLAVGAAVGGRVDPESGTILRHDALGWHQRPLAFELSRHTGLPTWIDNHAHALARSELLFGHPASRNSLVQLLVGNVVDAAFAVAGVVHSGPRSGASDVAHFPVPGSDVACPCGSTGCLEATVSEARLVRRAVADGIIPEPSVLRLLGVAADGDQRADALLRERARAVGRVAGLLLDLLNPDLIVLTELSSLLHPAYLGEVREAAIAQSRACDDPERVVVPRAGKAALLLAASTVALGPLFRDPLRTLGPTAATIAPT, translated from the coding sequence ATGTCGACCACCCTGCCCGCCGGTGAACGCGCCTCCGGCGACGACCGGCGGACAGCGAACGCCGCGGTCGTCCTGCGGGCCGTGCTCGATCACGGCCCTGTCGCCCGTAACGGCATCGCCCGGCTGTCGGGGCTCAGCGCGTCGGCCGTCTCCCGGCAGTGCACCGATCTGCTCCGCCTCGGACTCGTGCGCGAAGTTCCCGAACTCGTCACCGCGAGCGGGGTGGGCAGGCCCCAGATCCCTGTGGATCTCGCCACGGGCGACGCGGGCGGACCACTGGTGGCGGGGGTGCACATCGGAGTGCCGGGGGCCTCTCTCGGACTGACCGATCTACGGGGTGACGTCGTGGCCAGCGCCTACCTCGACCACAGCGGGATGCGCTCCACCGAGCTGGCCGACCACGTGGGCCGGGAGCTGGCCCGCTTCATCGACGACCACAGGCCCGCCGGCCGACGACTGCTCGCCGTCGGAGCCGCGGTCGGCGGCCGGGTGGACCCGGAGAGTGGAACGATCCTGCGGCACGACGCCCTCGGCTGGCACCAGCGCCCTCTGGCATTCGAGCTGAGCCGCCACACCGGTCTGCCGACCTGGATCGACAACCACGCACACGCGCTCGCGCGGTCCGAGCTGCTCTTCGGCCACCCCGCCTCCCGGAACTCCCTCGTGCAACTCCTGGTGGGCAACGTGGTGGACGCCGCCTTCGCCGTCGCCGGGGTGGTGCACAGCGGCCCCCGGTCCGGCGCGAGCGATGTGGCGCACTTTCCCGTGCCCGGCAGCGACGTGGCCTGCCCGTGCGGGAGCACCGGCTGTCTGGAGGCGACCGTCTCCGAAGCCCGGCTCGTCCGCCGCGCGGTGGCGGACGGGATCATCCCGGAGCCGTCGGTCCTGCGGCTGCTGGGCGTGGCGGCGGACGGCGACCAGCGGGCGGACGCGCTCCTGCGGGAACGGGCACGTGCGGTGGGCCGGGTGGCGGGGCTGCTCCTGGACCTCCTCAACCCGGATCTGATCGTGCTCACGGAACTGTCGTCCCTGCTCCATCCCGCCTATCTGGGGGAGGTCCGGGAGGCGGCGATCGCCCAGTCACGCGCCTGCGACGACCCGGAACGCGTCGTCGTCCCTCGGGCAGGAAAGGCCGCTCTCCTCCTGGCGGCCTCCACGGTCGCCCTCGGCCCGTTGTTCAGGGATCCGCTGCGGACTCTCGGCCCTACGGCCGCGACAATCGCTCCCACCTGA
- a CDS encoding putative leader peptide: MNPDLRLVSRRHIDLCRLAGAICAVGR, encoded by the coding sequence ATGAACCCGGACCTGCGACTCGTGTCTCGTCGGCACATCGACTTGTGCCGACTCGCCGGCGCGATCTGTGCCGTCGGCCGCTGA